The stretch of DNA TCGGCCCGGAACGCGCGCGCGTCGAATTTCGCGCCGGCCGCTTTGGCCTGTTTCTGGCTATCGGCCAGCACCAGTTCGTAGTAGCGATCGCGTAGGCTCTCTGATTCCGGCGTCCGGAATGCGGCATATTCGCCTGGGCCGACATCACGATAGAAGTTCAGCACGCGCATGGCTTCGTGATTGCCCAGCAGGGCGTGCACCTGGCCGCCGGCTTTTGCGGCCTCCTCGGTGAGCTTCCGTAGCAGGTCGATGATCTTGCGCGAATCGGGACCGCGGTCGGTGATGTCGCCGGTCTGCACGAAGATGGCGCGTTCGCCAATCCAGCGCCGGCGGGAATCAATCAGTTTGGCCTCGCGCAGAATGGAGACGAACTTCTCAAATGCGCCGTGTGCGTCCCCGACGGCGACTATGCGTTCGGTGGTCTGGATGTCGCACGGCGCCCCGGAGGCAATCGACGATACCGGGGGCGGCACCGATTGGGCAACCGGGCGTCCGGCTGCACACGCCCACAAGGCGGCGGCAACCGCACTGGCCGACAGGAATCCACGGGACGTACGCCAAGCGTGGCTGTTACGCATGCCTCATTATCGCTGAACCGTTACCACCGTG from Acidobacteriota bacterium encodes:
- a CDS encoding metallophosphoesterase, with the protein product MRNSHAWRTSRGFLSASAVAAALWACAAGRPVAQSVPPPVSSIASGAPCDIQTTERIVAVGDAHGAFEKFVSILREAKLIDSRRRWIGERAIFVQTGDITDRGPDSRKIIDLLRKLTEEAAKAGGQVHALLGNHEAMRVLNFYRDVGPGEYAAFRTPESESLRDRYYELVLADSQKQAKAAGAKFDARAFRADFLNTTPLGLVEMQLAFAPKADYGRWLRERDAVIKINGIVFMHGGASPAVAPLGCAGINARVRAELGTMTMADPGIETSFLMGTDGPLWYRGLVDGTPGIGAAEVEAVLAALGARALVVGHTVPDGYRMRSSYDGRIVQIDTGMLNGEFYSKGVPSALEIHGSTWTVIYEGRREPLQPSLGGGAPAALRGPQG